A single Bacillus sp. HMF5848 DNA region contains:
- a CDS encoding cysteine hydrolase family protein, with protein MKTKTVFSTFVIITALIPVIYFVSQLDFSTSHVDVQAKSNENTAILVLDIQKDFFDDNGKLPIEKTLINPILSNVNAIINKMEGSDKHSIIYVANEYQNIQFLLNRGRNFAAMKGTPGAELDGRLKIVSDNFISKNKPSAFSNPLFQETLVQNNTGSLVIVGVYAEACVADTAKDALKRGYSVILIEDAIGSGSEIERDKALEALANQGAIIMTATEYINSIAN; from the coding sequence ATGAAAACAAAGACGGTGTTCTCTACATTTGTGATAATCACTGCATTAATACCTGTTATATATTTTGTAAGTCAGCTGGATTTTTCGACAAGTCACGTTGATGTACAAGCAAAATCAAATGAAAATACAGCAATATTAGTGCTAGATATTCAGAAGGATTTCTTTGATGACAATGGGAAGTTACCGATAGAAAAGACTCTGATTAACCCAATCTTGTCAAACGTGAATGCTATTATTAACAAAATGGAGGGATCGGATAAACATTCCATAATTTATGTCGCAAATGAATATCAAAACATCCAATTTTTATTAAATAGAGGAAGAAATTTTGCTGCGATGAAAGGGACGCCTGGTGCCGAACTAGACGGTCGATTGAAAATTGTTAGTGATAATTTTATTTCGAAAAACAAGCCAAGCGCATTTTCTAATCCTCTGTTCCAAGAAACTTTAGTTCAAAACAATACAGGGAGTTTAGTGATAGTAGGTGTGTACGCCGAAGCGTGTGTAGCTGACACTGCAAAGGATGCTCTTAAGCGTGGCTATTCCGTTATTCTCATCGAAGACGCTATAGGAAGTGGAAGTGAAATTGAACGAGACAAAGCTTTAGAGGCACTAGCGAACCAGGGGGCCATAATCATGACAGCAACAGAGTATATAAACTCTATTGCTAATTAA
- a CDS encoding 2TM domain-containing protein translates to MENNTEYLKAKRRVSQLKGFYMNLIAYFVILPMLFIINIMGDAGNWWVIYPAIGWGVLVILHGLSLRIGSDWEEKKIRELMNREK, encoded by the coding sequence ATGGAAAATAATACTGAATATTTAAAAGCAAAAAGAAGAGTCAGCCAACTGAAAGGTTTTTACATGAATTTGATTGCCTATTTTGTCATTCTTCCGATGCTGTTTATTATAAATATCATGGGTGATGCAGGAAACTGGTGGGTCATATACCCGGCTATAGGGTGGGGTGTTTTAGTTATCTTGCATGGTTTGTCTTTAAGAATTGGTTCGGATTGGGAAGAGAAGAAGATTAGAGAGTTGATGAATAGAGAGAAATAG
- a CDS encoding cysteine dioxygenase family protein has product MLNDKVRHMLDSLKKPLKFELKEALLDLNMTMEDLPKLPESKSGKPYSRELLYKNEEVELLVMNWSELECAPHDHGSSQGWIQVLNGATINTVYEITENGLPSELFHEYQEKDNLFYAPKKGVHKMKAARQDELVTLHLYSPPISGMKVYDLDKCAACIVADDCGAWWPDEQRQKVQEIRLKKQEQA; this is encoded by the coding sequence ATGTTGAACGATAAGGTGAGACATATGTTAGATTCATTAAAGAAGCCATTAAAATTTGAGTTAAAAGAAGCGCTTCTAGATTTGAACATGACAATGGAGGATTTACCGAAACTACCGGAATCCAAAAGTGGAAAACCCTACTCGCGAGAATTACTTTATAAAAATGAAGAAGTCGAGCTGTTAGTCATGAACTGGTCTGAGTTAGAATGCGCTCCTCATGACCACGGAAGCTCCCAGGGCTGGATACAAGTCTTAAATGGGGCGACAATCAACACTGTTTACGAAATTACTGAAAACGGGTTACCTTCTGAACTATTTCATGAATACCAAGAAAAAGACAATCTGTTTTACGCACCTAAAAAGGGCGTTCATAAAATGAAAGCTGCACGACAAGATGAGCTAGTAACACTTCATCTTTACTCTCCTCCTATCAGCGGAATGAAGGTTTATGACTTAGATAAATGTGCAGCTTGTATCGTGGCAGATGACTGCGGCGCATGGTGGCCTGATGAACAGCGACAGAAGGTACAGGAGATACGATTAAAAAAACAAGAACAAGCGTAA